In Novipirellula artificiosorum, the following proteins share a genomic window:
- a CDS encoding sulfatase gives MKSILLLLISLGLLALPPCGPAIAQTQRSNVLFIPIDDLNHWVGHLGRHPQARTPHIDRLAAMGVSFNKAYCAAPACNPSRIALMSGMRPSTTGCYDNSQDWRPTVSEETVLNKTFLDAGYNSFGTGKIYHGSYGNTDKWTEFHKTSSGSMTRHPSAPNDGVGGIKFCPLANRDNDMPDYDAVSYGIEVLNRKHDKPFFLAVGLVKPHMPFSVPKKWFDQFPLETIQLPTHRDGDLSDVPAAGVRMAKPEGDHAAMLRSGRWKEAVQAYLATIAFCDAQVGRLLDAFEQSAYRDNTIICLWSDHGWSLGEKEHWRKFALWEEPTRAVFIWKVPGLTPAGVQSPRPVDFMSIYPTLCALTGIKKPDHVEGLDISSLLKDPNATWDVPALTTFHKDNHSFRSEQWRYIRYADGSEELYDHSTDPYEWTNVAADPRHSGIKAEFARHFPSVNTPELPNAKNKTNAKKASRQATKAKRQE, from the coding sequence ATGAAAAGCATACTGCTATTACTGATCAGTCTCGGTCTGTTGGCATTGCCGCCGTGCGGTCCTGCGATCGCGCAGACACAAAGAAGCAATGTTCTGTTCATCCCGATTGACGACCTCAATCACTGGGTCGGCCATTTGGGGCGGCATCCGCAGGCGCGAACGCCGCACATCGACCGGCTTGCCGCGATGGGCGTGTCGTTCAACAAAGCGTATTGTGCCGCTCCGGCGTGCAATCCGTCACGCATCGCACTGATGTCTGGAATGCGCCCAAGTACGACCGGTTGCTACGATAATTCACAGGACTGGCGACCCACCGTTAGTGAGGAAACGGTGCTCAACAAGACTTTTCTCGACGCCGGTTACAACAGCTTTGGCACCGGCAAGATCTATCACGGCTCTTACGGCAACACCGACAAATGGACGGAATTCCACAAGACCAGCAGCGGTAGCATGACGCGTCATCCGTCAGCCCCCAATGATGGCGTTGGTGGGATCAAGTTCTGCCCACTGGCGAATCGTGACAACGATATGCCGGACTACGACGCCGTCAGCTACGGCATCGAGGTATTGAACCGCAAGCACGACAAACCGTTTTTTCTGGCTGTCGGGCTGGTCAAGCCGCACATGCCTTTCAGTGTGCCGAAGAAATGGTTCGACCAATTCCCTCTCGAAACGATCCAATTGCCTACGCACCGCGACGGTGATCTGAGTGATGTTCCCGCGGCGGGCGTGCGGATGGCCAAGCCCGAGGGCGACCACGCCGCGATGCTCCGATCCGGACGGTGGAAGGAAGCGGTGCAAGCGTATCTCGCAACGATTGCGTTCTGCGATGCTCAAGTGGGGCGGCTGTTGGACGCATTCGAGCAGTCGGCCTACCGTGACAACACCATCATCTGCCTGTGGAGCGATCACGGCTGGAGCTTGGGCGAGAAGGAGCACTGGCGGAAATTCGCACTCTGGGAAGAACCGACCCGCGCCGTGTTCATCTGGAAAGTGCCAGGCCTGACGCCCGCCGGTGTTCAGTCGCCTCGGCCCGTGGATTTCATGAGTATCTATCCCACGCTCTGTGCGCTCACGGGAATCAAGAAACCGGACCACGTCGAGGGGCTTGACATCTCGTCGCTTCTGAAGGATCCCAACGCCACGTGGGACGTCCCTGCATTGACCACGTTCCACAAAGACAACCATAGCTTCCGCAGCGAACAGTGGCGGTACATCCGCTATGCCGACGGCTCCGAGGAACTGTACGACCACTCTACGGATCCCTATGAATGGACCAACGTTGCCGCTGACCCGCGACATAGCGGGATCAAAGCTGAATTTGCTCGCCACTTCCCATCGGTCAACACCCCGGAGCTGCCCAATGCAAAAAATAAGACGAATGCAAAAAAAGCATCACGGCAAGCAACCAAAGCGAAGCGTCAAGAGTGA